The Candidatus Hydrogenedentota bacterium nucleotide sequence AACGCATAACGCGCGACGCCCTCTTCCGCCGTGAGCGATCCCGGCGCGACGAATAGCGCGCCGTCCACGTGGCGCGTGAAGAAGTCATCGGTGCCGCCGCTGACAATTATATCCGCGCGCGTAATTTCGCGCTGGCGCTTCAACTTTGCCACGGGCGTATCCACCGTGATCACTTCACGCGGATTGCCGGGCGAACCATGGCACACGATACCAGCGAGCCCTTCGACAATGAATTCGCGGGTCTTTCGCCAGTCCCGGAGCCGTTCCAGATTCTGACTGCTCAGGTACTCATGGGCCTCGCGCAGCGCCGTCAGACTCGCTTCATCGACTTTGCGATCCAGTGTTTCCTGCTTGCGCGAGTATCGAACAACCATGCGATCCCGGTTGCCCTGCACGCAGATCACGCCGAATTCTTCCAGCAGCGCAATGACTTCGTTCCCGCCATTGCCGCCCATCACCGCGTCGCCCGTGTGCAGAATCGTCTGAATTCCCATGTCGGCGATCGCATTGAGCGCGCAATGG carries:
- a CDS encoding metallophosphoesterase family protein; translation: MIFAAIGSINGNKNALHCALNAIADMGIQTILHTGDAVMGGNGGNEVIALLEEFGVICVQGNRDRMVVRYSRKQETLDRKVDEASLTALREAHEYLSSQNLERLRDWRKTREFIVEGLAGIVCHGSPGNPREVITVDTPVAKLKRQREITRADIIVSGGTDDFFTRHVDGALFVAPGSLTAEEGVARYALISTEETPWSATLERVKLG